In Drosophila innubila isolate TH190305 chromosome 2L unlocalized genomic scaffold, UK_Dinn_1.0 5_B_2L, whole genome shotgun sequence, a single window of DNA contains:
- the LOC117782545 gene encoding SAYSvFN domain-containing protein 1 has protein sequence MADFQEQLRQYRQQKQRRETLDIIKIRLRKFWMLGTGAETSQGKCYTTIDVKPAKESSSDAFATSEPGEDFEYVASSEDDELMPQVTVNADVREESKCFKYTLWGVYFLFWVTLYVIAIELKFGLVFLMFSALFFIYFNTRTGPKKSNELSAYSVFNKNCESIDGTLKAEQFENEIRYGSASVR, from the exons ATGGCGGATTTTCAAGAACAATTGCGGCAATATcgacagcaaaagcaaagaagAGAAACATTGGACATCATCAAAATAAGACTTCGAAAATTTTGGATGCTCGGCACAGGTGCAGAAACCAGTCAGGGAAAATGCTACACTACCATCGACGTCAAG CCAGCCAAAGAGTCGAGTTCCGATGCTTTTGCCACCAGTGAACCGGGTGAGGATTTCGAGTATGTGGCCTCCAGCGAAGATGACGAACTAATGCCACAAGTTACAGTGAATGCTGACGTGCGAGAGGAGAGCAAGTGCTTCAAGTACACACTTTGGGGTGTATATTTCCTGTTCTGGGTAACATTATATGTGATAGCAATTGAACTCAAATTTGGGCTAGtctttttaatgttttccGCACTGTTTTTCATATACTTCAATACCCGAACTGGGCCAAAGAAGTCCAATGAATTGAGTGCCTACAGTGTATTTAACAAGAACTGCGAAAGTATAGATGGTACGCTCAAGGCGGagcaatttgaaaatgaaattcgaTATGGTTCTGCAAGTGTAAGAtga